TCACGGACTGCTCCGGGAAGCACGAACGCTCACCGAGACCGGCTCGTGCCCGGAGTGCGGGCGCTCGTCCGCGAATCACGGTCGAAGGTGTGACGTTCGCGGCCAATTCAGTCGCGCACAACGGCTTCGAGTGACGAGACCCCTCGAGTCGCAGGGTCCGGTTTTACGCCCGCATCCGTGGTCGACGCACGCATGGACGAGTACGATCTGGTCGTGATCGGCGGCGGTTCGGGCAGTCAGGTCGCGACGGCGGCCGCCGAACGGGGCCTCGAGGCGGCCGTGATCGAGCGCGGCCCGCTCGGCGGCGCCTGCATCACGCGGGGCTGTGTCCCCTCGAAGGCGCTGATCCACCGCGCCGACATCGCCGATTCGGTCCGCCACGCCGAAGCGTTCGGCGTCGGGGCCGCGCTCGAGGGCGTCGACTACGGCGAGATGACCGCGGCGATCCGCGACACGGTCTACGAGAAGGCCGACCGCCAGGAGGCGAGCCTCGAGGACGCCGAGAACGTCTCGCTCTACCGCGGCGAGGGCCGGTTCGTCGACGAGCGGACGCTCGAGGTCGACTTGAACGACGGGGACGACGTCGAGGTCCGGGGCGACAGCGTCGTCCTCGCGGTCGGGAGTCGACCCGTGGTCCCGCCGATCGACGGCCTCGAGGACGCGGATTTCCTCACGAGCGACGACGCGCTCTTCCTGGACGAACGGCCCGACTCGCTGGTCGTCGTCGGCGGCGGCTACATCGGCGCCGAACTGGGCTACTTCTTCGCCGCGGTAGGGACGGACGTTTCGATCGTCGGGCGAAGCGAGCGCCTCGTCCCGCGGGAGGACGAGGCGGTCGGCGAGGTCGTGACGGAGTCGCTCGAGCGCTACTGCGACGTCTACACCGGCTACGAGGCGGCCGAAATCAGGGAGAACGATTCGGGCGTCGTCGTGACCGCCGAACCGAGCGAGGACGACGCCGGCGGCGACGGCGTCGACCTCGAGGCGGACGACCTGCTGCTCGCGACGGGACGACGTCCGAACACGGACACGCTGAACCTCGAGGCGACCGGCGTCGAGACCGACGACGGCGAGTACGTCGTCGTCGACGACCGACTCGAGACGACCTGCGACGGCGTCTGGGCGCTGGGCGATATCGTCGGCGAGCAGCCGTTCAAACACGCGGCGGACTACGAGGCGAAGACCGTCTCGGCGAACCTCCTCGAAGACGCCGACCGGGCGGTCGATTACGGCGCGATGCCTCACGCTATCTTCACCGAGCCGCAAGTCGCCAGCGTCGGACGGACGGCGGACGAACTCGAGGACGACGGTCGGGAGTACGAATCGGCGACGGTCCCCTTCGACGCCGCGCCGCTGGGGCTGATCATGGACGCCGACGACGGGTTCGTGACGGTGCTCGCGGCGCCCGACGGCGAGAT
This portion of the Haloterrigena gelatinilytica genome encodes:
- a CDS encoding dihydrolipoyl dehydrogenase — encoded protein: MDEYDLVVIGGGSGSQVATAAAERGLEAAVIERGPLGGACITRGCVPSKALIHRADIADSVRHAEAFGVGAALEGVDYGEMTAAIRDTVYEKADRQEASLEDAENVSLYRGEGRFVDERTLEVDLNDGDDVEVRGDSVVLAVGSRPVVPPIDGLEDADFLTSDDALFLDERPDSLVVVGGGYIGAELGYFFAAVGTDVSIVGRSERLVPREDEAVGEVVTESLERYCDVYTGYEAAEIRENDSGVVVTAEPSEDDAGGDGVDLEADDLLLATGRRPNTDTLNLEATGVETDDGEYVVVDDRLETTCDGVWALGDIVGEQPFKHAADYEAKTVSANLLEDADRAVDYGAMPHAIFTEPQVASVGRTADELEDDGREYESATVPFDAAPLGLIMDADDGFVTVLAAPDGEILGCHIVGPQASTLIQEVVTAMDGGGTVDDVAEPVHVHPALSEVVYAAFDDLSSSEFSTAPDWRGVSDG